Genomic DNA from Setaria italica strain Yugu1 chromosome V, Setaria_italica_v2.0, whole genome shotgun sequence:
CGCCGGTTGGCGTATGATTATGGCGGTGTGGTTCGGAGATTTCGCCTTTTTCGTTGGATCCTGGAGGGTTTCACGGGAAGAGCGACGGAGGTAGGGGGAGGGGCGAGTCAGTTGGGCGACTAGGTGGGTGGCGAGCGGCCTCGGCCTCGTGCCGGGTGTGGGAGCGGGCGGTGCTTTCGGGGCTCGCGCCCGCGGGGTCGGGCCGTCGGGGTGGGGAGAGAAGCCTAGCCTGGGAGAGTGGGGGACTGGGGGATCAGTTCAGGACCTCACTTCCGAGCGGAGCCCAAGGGCATGGCACGCGGCCACGGGGGCATGGATTCGCCACGAGCCCATTGCTCGGCGGCTTCGGGGCCCGCGCGTCTGCGGCGGGCGTGGCCAGCCGCTGGCGCCACGGGCACTGCAGGCGAACCCCCCGGCTCGGCACAAGCGGCTGGCAGTGTTCCACTGTTGCGCCAGAAGCAGCTTGCTGTTGGAGTGCTGGTGTGAAATTGTCGCGTCGCCCCCGGAAGCCGCGGCAATAATGACACCAGCCGGTGATAAGACACGCCGGAATGTGCCGTTGCTGCGGTGCGGGCTTGGGGGTCCAGCGGTCAGTGGAGTAATTACCCCGCGGTACTCTCACGACCACTTGTTTTCCACTTTGATGATTAGGCCTCCCCAAGGTTAAGCTAGCTTGCTAGCTCATAGCATGACGTGGCATCTCCATGTCACCGTAAGCCACCACAAGAGCACGTTCACCCATGAGCAACTTCAGCGTATGATTTGGTCAGAGGGTGCTACATACCGCCGCAGCAGTGAGGTGCTAAGGCCCTATTTGAATATTAGAGATTAAACTTGAGTCCCTGTTACATCggatcggatatttgatacttgATATTAATTAGGACCAGTTACAAAACTAAATGCACATATGAAGGctatgggctaaactttagcagggtcacgtcggatgttcgaatgctaattagaaggactaaacataagctaattacaaaactaattgcacagatgcagtctaattcgcgagacaaatctatcaAGGCTGAttaaacgaatctattaaggatGATTAATCCATCGTttgcaaatggttactgtagcaccacattgtcaaatcatagactaattaggcttaatagattcgtctcgcgaattagactccatctgtgcaattagttttgtaattagcttatgtttagtattcctaattagtatctaaacatctgatatgacagatgctaaagtttagcaggggtatccaaacaccccctctatcgtggactaatttttaattcaggtcacgtcggatgtttgatatctagaactaattataaaactaattgcattaaccatggctaattcgcgagacaaatctattaagcctaattaatctatgattaggctctgtttgggaagggggtgttaaagttaacaccccacttttaacactttttaacactttcctatccaaacacttgtgttaaaagttgggtgttaaagtttaacaccccatttttcataaacacatggagggggtgttaaaacttgctaaaggtgttaaaagtagTCCCCCTCTCTACTTTTTCCcaggttaccccttctctctcctccctctctctccgccggccataaatgagagggcaatggagtcatttcccaccaaaggtgttaaagtttaacacatcatccaaacaccctaaTGTGTTGAACTTTAGCAATCTATTTGAGAGTgctaaaactttaacacttgttaaattttaacacagggtatccaaacaaacccaaagtttaacacccatttttcataaacacaggagggggtgttaaaacttgctaaaggtgttaaaagtggtccccctctccactttttcccaagttaccccttctctctcctccctctctctccgccggccataaatgagggggcaatagagtcatttcccaccaaaggtgttaaagtttaacgcatcatccaaacaccccaatgtgttaaactttagcactctatttgagagtgttaaaactttaacacttgttaaattttaacacatggtatccaaacaggcccttaaccatggctaattcgcaagacaaatctattaaggctaattaattcatgattagcaatATTTATTGTAACATCACATGGTTAAAtctgaactaattagacttaatagattcatctcgtgaattaatctttatttatgcaattaattttgtaattaaattATTTAAATTAAATAATAGTATGTAAGGCCACGATCCCATCTTCTCACTATTCACGGCAGCAACGTCGCCGCCCAGCAGTGCGGCTGCCCTGCCTGCACCGGCCCGTGGGTTGCTGCCTCGCCATCGCGCCCTGCCTGCAGTAACGCTgcccctccgcccgcccgcgcgtCGCACGCCCTGCAGCTGTTCTTCTGCGCCGCCGACTGCCGTCCTCTGCTGGCCATCCTGCGCGGTCGAGGTAGCAAGGCCTTGGAAGATGCGGCAGAGAAGCCGACACCGGCGCCAGCGCATCCTGGGCGAGAGCTGGTGGTGACGACGGCGGACCACGTCGCCGTTGTCGGAGCACCGGCGTCGTCCGACTCGTCCGGCCTCGTCTCCCCATGGCGCGCGCAACCGCCGGCTCATCCCTTTCGCACCGGCATCTATGCGAAGCGGAGGTAGAAGAAAGAGATGGAGGTGCTCACGTGGCGGACCCGATACTTCTTGCGGTGCGCGATTGAGCCTGTCTCTTGAGCCCACGCTAGCTCATAgtttttcctctttctctcttcCACGTCTGCAGGAATCCTAGCTATGAGCTAGCTGACGTGCCGCCGTTGGAGGAGGCCTTAGCTCCCGCCTACCACCTGGGCTGCCGACGTGTCAGATGCACGTGAGGCGCTGCGCGGTTCGCATGCACAAACCACGAAGCAGCCGTCTCGCCTGTAAAAGAAGTGCGCGTACCGGCCGTGGGTGGCGTACGCCGTCGCCTACTCGCCTCCCGGCTTTGTTGGTGCTGCTACCAGCGGCCAGCGCCGTGGGTTTCCGGGCCACAGTGCCCTCTCCGATGAAAAACGCCTCACTCAACAGTCAAAATTCATGCAAAAATCGTACTTTCTTAGTTTTAATTCATAGTACGTCTTATGATATGTTCTATTGCAAATTAGAGGTTCAAACCCGTTCTACTTtaattcacaaaaaaaatgacaaaatTCAAATCACCTAAAAGCGGACCATTTTTACGTGCATCAGGCGGGCTGTCGGCGGCCGCGTGAGGCGAGCTGTGCACATCTGGACATCTGGTACTGTTGTGGAATAGGGCCAGGGAGAGCGAGTAATCACGCTGAGCCCGTGCTGGGTGTGGCTCGCCAATGATTTTGGGTGTTGGCAAATTGCCACGGTGGATAACTAGGGAGTAGGGTACTAGGATAGCCAACGAGGGATGGGACCTGAATGGCAGGACGACGCGCCGCTGTTGCTCGTGCTTGGCCGGTCTGGCCATCATCGGGAACGGCTACTCGGCTGGATCATTCGCACAAGGAATGCTTGtcccgcgcgcgcgcacgtccCTCGGCGACGAAGCGCACACTACGGCTCGGCCCAGGGGCAGACCGGGCGGTGCTCAAATCATCACTCCAGATTCTGCTGCAGCGTCAGCTGACGGAGACGGGCGGCGGTCGATTCGGTTTCTTGCCGGCGCTGCGCCTGCCAAGGAGGCGCTGAAAGCGAGAAGACAGTTCCATCTTCCATGATCAAGGAGAAGGCAGTTCTCTGTAAACACAAACAGTAAAGCAGCAACAGTGTAAAGAGCTAaggggggcgtttggatacgaggtgctaaactttagtagagtcacatcggatgttcggatgctaattaggaggactaaatatgagctaattataaaactattgcacagatggagtctaattcgNNNNNNNNNNNNNNNNNNNNNNNNNNNNNNNNNNNNNNNNNNNNNNNNNNNNNNNNNNNNNNNNNNNNNNNNNNNNNNNNNNNNNNNNNNNNNNNNNNNNNNNNNNNNNNNNNNNNNNNNNNNNNNNNNNNNNNNNNNNNNNNNNNNNNNNNNNNNNNNNNNNNNNNNNNNNNNNNNNNNNNNNNNNNNNNNNNNNNNNNNNNNNNNNNNNNNNNNNNNNNNNNNNNNNNNNNNNNNNNNNNNNNNNNNNNNNNNNNNNNNNNNNNNNNNNNNNNNNNNNNNNNNNNNNNNNNNNNNNNNNNNNNNNNNNNNNNNNNNNNNNNNNNNNNNNNNNNNNNNNNNNNNNNNNNNNNNNNNNNNNNNNNNNNNNNNNNNNNNNNNNNNNNNNNNNNNNNNNNNNNNNNNNNNNNNNNNNNNNNNNNNNNNNNNNNNNNNNNNNNNNNNNNNNNNNNNNNNNNNNNNNNNNNNNNNNNNNNNNNNNNNNNNNNNNNNNNNNNNNNNNNNNNNNNNNNNNNNNNNNNNNNNNNNNNNNNNNNNNNNNNNNNNNNNNNNNNNNNNNNNNNNNNNNNNNNNNNNNNNNNNNNNNNNNNNNNNNNNNNNNNNNNNNNNNNNNNNNNNNNNNNNNNNNNNNNNNNNNNNNNNNNNNNNNNNNNNNNNNNNNNNNNNNNNNNNNNNNNNNNNNNNNNNNNNNNNNNNNNNNNNNNNNNNNNNNNNNNNNNNNNNNNNNNNNNNNNNNNNNNNNNNNNNNNNNNNNNNNNNNNNNNNNNNNNNNNNNNNNNNNNNNNNNNNNNNNNNNNNNNNNNNNNNNNNNNNNNNNNNNNNNNNNNNNNNNNNNNNNNNNNNNNNNNNNNNNNNNNNNNNNNNNNNNNNNNNNNNNNNNNNNNNNNNNNNNNNNNNNNNNNNNNNNNNNNNNNNNNNNNNNNNNNNNNNNNNNNNNNNNNNNNNNNNNNNNNNNNNNNNNNNNNNNNNNNNNNNNNNNNNNNNNNNNNNNNNNNNNNNNNNNNNNNNNNNNNNNNNNNNNNNNNNNNNNNNNNNNNNNNNNNNNNNNNNNNNNNNNNNNNNNNNNNNNNNNNNNNNNNNNNNNNNNNNNNNNNNNNNNNNNNNNNNNNNNNNNNNNNNNNNNNNNNNNNNNNNNNNNNNNNNNNNNNNNNNNNNNNNNNNNNNNNNNNNNNNNNNNNNNNNNNNNNNNNNNNNNNNNNNNNNNNNNNNNNNNNNNNNNNNNNNNNNNNNNNNNNNNNNNNNNNNNNNNNNNNNNNNNNNNNNNNNNNNNNNNNNNNNNNNNNNNNNNNNNNNNNNNNTTGCGGGGGCATTCGGTTGAGTCAACAGAGTTGTGCATTCTACTAAGGTGGGCGCGGCTGTGGGCAGGACTTTTGTATTGAGGTGGGTTTGTTCACGCCATCTTCATTGCCTCGCTATATGATTGCGAAGCAATCTTGCTGCATCGTTAGCGGTGTCTCCGGTTGCTGAACGGATTGATCTCGCGGAGGCGACCGGCCTAACAAACGATCCTTTCCATttacactccatctgtacaattagttttgtaattaaactatttaatacttctaattagtatcgaacatccgatgtgataggtgctaaagtttaacatggtgtttccaaacacccccaaagaaAGCAACTTTGCGTTGAGCTTCTTGAAGAGACAGCGCAAAGAGCAGAGCAACATCCAACAATAGTTCTGTTCTCGAATGGTCAGTTAGAAGACTCAGATTGCAGTGTCGGATTAGTAGCCCAGCAGGGCAAGGGTtatccaagtggttgatttgtaggcaaagAGAAtcgtgagaccaagaactcgaaggtgatcacgagaacacgagaATTTagagacaggttcggacctccagagagtaatactctacgtcATGTATTCTGTCATGTAttctggtttgtattgctttgcgctggtgcgtGAAATAGTTCGTGTGGGATTGGATGCCCTTGGGAGgtgcccttggccaccttatatggGCTGACAacctagagttacaagtcggtttgaatctaatctacttggttgttacatgaaagATAATCTGAGACGGATTATAATACGTGTCCTGCAATATCCGGGTTGATTGAATCGtccggcctccttgacttgtgctaaagtatcttcatatccttgaTCCGCACGTTCTGGTCGGGCGGACCTACCTGTTAGGAtcggctagtatcctggtcggtggggatctATGGGTACCCATATCTCACACTCAGATCCATAGCATGTTTGGAAAGGGGAATGTGCTGCTACTTTTATAGCACACCATGCAATTAGCGAGAAAATGATCACAGTGCCCGCGAGGCTTCTGCGTACATGAACATGAACTCGGTAACGATGCTGTCATAGGTGTCGCTCATGCTGCATAGCTTAGGTTCATGCGCTGCTGAATAATAAATAAACCTTCCCTACCAGTGTTAGAAAATGtattaacaaaagaaaaggcataGCACGGGGGCCAGTCGAATCTAAAGCCTTCTAGGTCACTCAATCCCCGGAGCACAACATTTTCCCTATCAAATCCTAACCACCTCCCCACCACAATTAAGTATGCTAAAGAATATCCTTTTCCTCCAACAAGCTTTGCTGGAGGATAGACACCCAACTTGATGTACTTCTAGTGCACTAGTAGTAGCTACGTTTTCCATCACTAGACTGCTACATCAAGTGCACTAGCTGTGATGAAAAGTTAGGAGTATCCCGGTAGTAAAACACTTGTACTAGCTTATCCTAACTAAGCTATGATCAGCATGTGGATAACTTGTGGGCTAATACCAGTATATAAACTAGAGCAGCCATAAACTAGCATAAGCTAGAGCCAGCCGTAGGCAGAATCTTGCCTAATCCCGTCGCGGCATAAACTAGCAGTTGAGCAAGAACTTGGGAACCAGAGCTCCAATCAAACAACGCTCGATGGCGGACCCTGCATCGTGTGTGCCGCCGCACAAGCGCTTCTCCCATCTCCATGCACATGCATCTGGCCCGGACAAAAAAGTAGCTTTGCAGCCACAGCGCAGCTGCGCAGGCTTTGAGTTCACTCGCCAGTGCCCTAGGCTTTTTGTTcttcggccttgtttagttggcaaatttaggagatgcaaaattactgtgctagcactgtagcacactgtagcgtttcgtttgtacttgtgaattattgtccaaatattgactaattaggttcaaaagattcgtctcgcaaagtacaacaaaactgtgcaattagtttttaatttcgtctacatttagtactccatgcatgtaccgcaagtttgatgtgatggggaatcttctttttgcatagtgtcaaagttgggaattgGTGGGAaactaaggccatgtttagggggtgtttggaaggaggaggctaaactttagccctgtcacatcggatgttcggatactaattaggatgactaaacataagctaattacaaaactaattgcagaacccctaggctaattcgcgagacgaatctattgagcctaataaATCGATCATTAGTGAATGANNNNNNNNNNNNNNNNNNNNNNNNNNNNNNNNNNNNNNNNNNNNNNNNNNNNNNNNNNNNNNNNNNNNNNNNNNNNNNNNNNNNNNNNNNNNNNNNNNNNtttcaatcaactcctagacttaatgcattcataaggaaataccaatagttggacacatgaaataataactccaaagtagataggtatagatgcaccggggtTTCCTTGATCTATACAAAATGTAGCGTTGTCTGACGGTCCGGCTTCACAGGGGAATCAACTCAAATAATCTCCTCCAACTTCGGAGGCTCTTCAGAAACTTCCAGAAATTCCGCTTCTGGAGTTTCAGAGTATACGATGAAGTCCACGCATGAGTCAGAGATGCACCTTTTTTAAGCACAGGACTATACAATTTCCCCCtcctttccaaacaccccctagttTTCTcccaactaaacatggccttcgGTCGTGAATCCTGACCCCGCCTGCCCGCCTTTGCCCTTTTGTCCATCTGACCTGATTTTGCCGGGAGTACTGTTttcctgcaaggctgcaactgACGGGCCATGAACATGAACTGACGATGGAGTTCCAAGTGAGCGCACGGGCGGGTAGCACATTTGAAATAGCCTGTGGCCGTGTCAGGAGCTGTTGGGCATCTTTCCAGTACCGTACTATTTTGTGGGGTTTTCTGTGTCTAGTTTGTGAGTACCAACGTGTTTATAATGCGCGTCCTGGAATCTACTCCTGGCAGCAGTACTAGACAAAAGATTAATCCAGTTATTTTGGCTGAACTTCTTTCCGTCCCTAGCTGCAGTCTTTGTTAAGGAAAATGAAGCTAAGGGGGTGGTTGGacccctaaactttagcacatgtcacatcggatgtttggatactaattagaagtattaaatatagtctaattataaaactaattgcacagatggagtctaattcgcgagacgaatctattgagcctaattagtccatgatttgacaatgtgatgctacagtaaccatttgctaatgatggattaattaggcttaatagattcgtctcgcaaattatcatagggattctgcaattagttttataattagctcatgtttagtcgtccgaacatccgatgtgaccctcctaaagtttaatctctcgtatccaaacaccccctaagaataACTCATAAACGAGACTGAATTTAACTTGCCAAAAATGCTTCTTTATGCATGAAGTATCAGGTCCAGTGGACCCCCGGATCTCGGCTGCATAGTGCATACTGCTACGGATCACTCTACCCAGCTTCTACAACGTAATCCAATACAACCCGCCAGCCCACAAAAGCTGAGCTCATGTGACCGGTCGTGAAAGAACCTCGAGCCGAACCCGGATCTCAGATCTGGCACGCACGCAAAGGTCCCAGTTGATCATCACCTGGCCTGCTTCCAAACCCAAATGAAAGCCCCATGTCTGCCTCCTGTTTTCTCCCTCTCCCCAACCACAAAGCAAGGAGAATACTGATGCCCGTGAATGAATCAAATCAGCAGCCAGCAGCAATCATGAACGCCAGATGCAGCCCTTGTACTGATGCTGGAAAATCCTCTGAATTACAACAGAGATTGAGAGAGACATGACAATCTGTCGGTACTCTGTACAAGTCATTCCAACGAGGAAGGTCAGATAATTGAGCCTCCCTAAGCGTTGCACGGGCAGCGATTCAAGGGTAACAACAGACAGTGAACGACAGTACTGGAGGTCAGAGTGTCAAACGAAAGATCTGGTTAGGTGCAGAGTATCTATGCAGGTGATGGCTCAACTAAAACAGCAGAAAAAGGGCCAGTGCCAAACCGATTTTCCTCTAAACTTGCCAGCACCATTTACAAATGCCATAGCCCATAGGTGATGGATGCAGCAACAACGCGAGCCGCCTCTGCTTTAACAAAAGGTTCTGGAGTAGAAACACTGAGAACAGACACACCACTTGACGGCCAGAGCAAGGACATGATAGGTTCTCAAGCAAGCATCAGTGAACGTGATTGGTATAGGCAAAAACCACAAAACCTTGAAATgtccttcagagttcagactgtTGACTGGTTGAGACAACTAGTTGCTACAGTGTGCTGAGGTTTATGGTTATTGCTTCTCCAAGGTACGACCGTATGAGAGTTCAATGCGCTACAATCCAGGAAAAGTGACTAGAAGGAGAACAGCTGAAATCAGAAATTTGGTACATAACTTTATTGCAGTTCCAATCAGTTCAAGATTTGTGTCAGTGAATAAATGTGATTTACATAATTTACATTGGACCATTTACATTCTATGAATTTAACCTTCCCGAATCAAGTTTGTCGGCTCGCTTAGAACATACTTTGGAAGTTCATATTTGGCACCTGCAATATGGTGAACAAGGACATTAATAATTTGGAATCaccatatcacatcaaatgaTATGTAGAACAAGAAATACAAAAAAGTCGTATAAAACATACCTCTTTCATCATAGCAAAGTGTCATGTCAGAATTTGATACGATGATGCCAGCACTATCCACTATGGTCTGTGCAAGTGCTAAATCAGAATCTGCAGCAGCTCTAAGTGCGTCCCAAATCTCTGGAAGAAATAGAAAGGTTAACTTTGAACTAAAAAATACCGCCACTAATGCTTCAACTATTTGGTTGTGTTTATCATGTTTATTGAGCATCATCACCAGAACATAAACATTTATGTGAATAAGAAAATAAACTTAAGGTAATTCACAAACATATGTATGTTCTACTCCAACCTTCACATAATCAAGCATAAAAAAAGCGCTAGTTTAGAAATATATTTGTGGTAAATTTGCATGGCAATTACAAATTCAAACCCTCAGAGAAAATGTTCATTCCGTGGCCGACACAGCAGGTGCCTATTTCTATTTTGCATACTCTTTATGAACTTTTTTTAGAGTTACTCTTTTATGAACTTATGGTACCTAATatactctttttttcctttaagACAACATTTGATAAGTCAAGTTTAACACCAACTAGAGGGCTGAAATGCTAAAACAGCAAAATCAACATTATTTGGATGTGAATGCAAAGTAATGTGCTGCACGCTTTTATTTAGCCAAGCTCAATCGAAACAGACTGGGCCTTCATCTCAGGAGGGGAAAAAACCGAGTGGTCCACCGAGCAGTATAAATGCATCACAGATTCACTAATAAATGTTAGCAGTAGAAAGCTGGGGTTGCCATCAGTAAATGTAAATAAACAGTGTACCTTTCTGTCCACCATAGTGAGGAGCTGTGTCCCAAAATTCATCACGCATCTGTCTGAGTTGTGCCAGAGTTATTGCTTGGGTGTGCTTCCAAGGCTTTGGTTTTTTCAGCTTCTTACCATTATCTGAGACAAAGAGAAAGTGTTGAGCATTAGTAACTGAGTATATCAGCAGCAGGAATGGTTCTCAGTATATAAGCAATGCATTTTGCCAATAAACCAAATCAACTTGCACATTCTACCAAGCTAATGCCATCAACAAAAGGTGGCAAATAACATTCTACTTCCAAGCATTGAAAAATGATTGATGCCATTATGCTCTTTCTAAGCAAAGCTCCAAGCATGCCGATGAAATACTTGAACAGACTAGTTTAAAATAAACCGACTAGTGCCTCTAGTAAAGAAAATGAGTACTGATTTGGATATTGACACTCTATGCAATTTTCCTTTAACATTAGTTTCAATTGTAGTATATTTATAGAAGTTATAATATTATGAAAATGCTTTTTCCACAAATCCACATGCCAACTCAACATCTATAATGAAAAGATAGTAAACTGTTAAATGTTTGACTGCATGCTTTCCAAATTGGCACTATTTTTGTCATTTGGGGAGTAGTCTACAAGCTTGATTGTGAAGACACTACTTTCATACTCCGCAGCTTCTTCACATGCTGAACAGGAGAAGATACAGATTTGACCTCACTAAGTCActatcaagattcaagacttACAGTGATTGGCCCACAGAACTGTTACAGCTTGATGaacattttaaaattttttaaacTAGCACACCAAGGATGGACCGGGACAATTCGAAGAGTCAAATCATGCCCCTTGGTTTAACAGCATGCCTAAAATTAAACAAACAAGGGAAGGTAACTGCACAGACAAGAATGCTTCCAATCTGATATTGTCATCTTGCCCCTATCTGATCTGGGTCTGATGGATAAGGTTGCTGCAAACAAACAAAACTATCTAACATAGCAAATCCGCTTAATCAATCAATGGCTTTCCTCCTATGAATAGATTAAACCATTGCTTCTATTTGTCTTTCGTAGTGCCATATATTTGATTATGGTACACTGTAGAAAGCAATTTTGCTTAACCAGTGAAATGGCTTTCCCCCAACAACAAGAATAAAGTATCATTTCAGTTAGCCATTCATAGTGTCACATCTTTTAATTTTGCTAGGCATGGGCAGAGCTGCAGAAGTGCGTCTGTCAGTACGAAGAATAAACTATCAGTCCCATTTTACTTTCGTGTAAATCGTCATATCCTCCTCTTCCCATCAACTGTTTGATCTACCTTTTTGCCCCAAAAAGAGGATATATCATCCCTTCAATTGCCTTGTCGTACTACCAATGTCTTCTCCCTGCACCTGTTGTGTGCGAACTCC
This window encodes:
- the LOC101763542 gene encoding ubiquitin domain-containing protein 1, whose protein sequence is MGCAGSTPKTDDNGKKLKKPKPWKHTQAITLAQLRQMRDEFWDTAPHYGGQKEIWDALRAAADSDLALAQTIVDSAGIIVSNSDMTLCYDERGAKYELPKYVLSEPTNLIREG